GCGATCTTACAATTTCTTGAGTTATTTTACGAAATTTTATCCTGTtattcattaaattataaaataatgtcaGTCAGTTATTATGAGAAGCTTTTGtacaaattattaaagaaacaGACAAACAGATACAGTTTAAGAACAAAGGCTAATTGATAACTACTCTCATcttaaatttgatgaaataatattgGTAGGGCCATTCGTATACGAGATATTATCTGTTTGAGTGTGAAATGTAGTCTTAAATTTCGATTTCATTTCTTGAAATGGAATCTGACTGGATAAGGGGTGAAACACTGGCGAACGGTAAAATGTATAAGCAACGTGTTGATTCATGTAGTAGAGAGATTTTGGAATGAACCAAATTCTGATGTATCAATGAAGAAACAGAAGTTGCTTAAATGCATGGCATGATTGTTGCCTGTTTTTGTTATCCAAATTAACTGCTCCAATGAGAATCTCATGAAAAGGGTTGGCTTGGCTGGCTTTCACCAATAACTAACGAAGCGCCTAAATTTCTCACATCATTTATTGAATTCTGTACTCTTTTTTCTCTTCGTAGACTTTTTACATTTGTgcgttttttcttttcttgctttaaCAAAAAAAGTTACCAACTGAAGACGTTAGCCACAAGGAAGTAAATGCAAAAAGATTGTTGGGTGTCAGAGTGGAATAAGCATCTTATATAACGTAGGCCTTAAATTTATATGGAAACAAGAAACTTCTTTTGGAAACGGCAAATCATTTAGTTgtagttaatataatttaattaatacctAAAATATTGTCCCGCGAGAGAAGTTTGGGATGTGGGGGTTGCATGAATGATGAGTGCATAGTTGCGCAGTCAGCGTTGGCAAAagaatggaaaagaggaacatattataataaaaaagaggGTATAACGGTGATTACTCACCCAACTCATCCAATCCATCAACCGTGTAACGTAGGCTTTAAGtgatagaaattaaaaagaaagagcaGCAGAAGCAGCatctgttcttcttcttctctccctcCATCTTCAAACTTGCGTTTTATTACCTCTGAATGCCACTCCCTCAATCGAAGTTTCTGGAACCCCAATGCCCTCATTCCGTTCTTCATTCCACCCTCCATGCCTTTGCGTTCCACCTAACCCAACGCCGCGGCACTTTGTTTTTTCCGCAACTGTTTCCAACCGAAGCCCGTTTTAtttaatttaccttttttaaattttaatttcatttctatttttggTTCACGGGGATGCGTTCGGTTGGTGCGTGGTTGTTGAGGTGAATGGGGGAACTCCGTTAGGTTCTTCTCTTCTTTGgggcttttctttttctttttctttttcctcttctttctcttcttcgcTCCATCGATCCCTAATTGTCGTTGCCATTTCTGAGATGAATCGGAGCTTCATAGCGCCGGAATCCAAAATGCAAGACGCCTTCAAGCAGAGGCAACAGCAATTGGGGGCTCTCAGGTCCTCTGTGCGCGCCAAGGAAAGGGACGAGGAACTCGCGTTGTTCCTGGAAATGAGGAGCCGCGAGAAGGAGCGTGGCGATCTCATGCTTCGCGCCGCCGAGGATTTTGACGGTGCAGCCGCGTTGGGTATGAACACCGTCGACAACactaattgattattttataccGTTTTGTTAATTTTAGCGCCAACAACTGCGGAATGGTTGTGTCCTTTGCACGGTGTGACATGTTGTGTTTCCCTTTTTCACTCGCTATGTGTTTCGTGTTTCAGGCTCAAATCCAGACAATTCTCCCTTGTTTAACGTTCCGTCTTCCATGGCGGCGCTGGTACGAAAGACTGGTGCTGATGATTTTCTCAATTCGGAGAATGATAAGAATGATTATGACTGGTATATTCTGTTTGTttttctaactatttttttttaattcttaacgTGTGTCTGCTGTGTCCAGTGCAACTATGTCATTTTAGTAGtttgtttttcttcctcctttttGTTGGATAAAACATCTACAATGTGGTTTCTGGTTATTCTTGTGAAAAATGATAAGTTAACAACTCTTTGTACTTGATATCAGCTCTAATAATGGAGCAATTGATCTGCTCTACAATGTAAATCTCGCAGAGGAAGCAATTGTAATGAATATCACCTTAACTTTGAAGCTATAACTATCCTTCGCAATTACTAATATGAAATGGacaattaagttaaatttgtgGTGGAAAAACCAAAATGTGGGGAAAACTGTCTAGAATGAGTTGAGTTAGACTGATGAGATTATAATTGCATTTTTATGGTGGACTAAGCTTTATCTCAAATTACataatcactttttataattgtaaatatGAATGCCCTTACTTGATTGTGTTCTCTCACAAACATTTGTTAATTCACCCGCTCCCTTACCAAATATCTAAATAAATCTTTGGTAAAATGTTATGAGAGCATAAAAAACTGTTTTGATAATTTGGTATCTGTGACCAGAGTCTTTGACATTTTTTCCTGACCTCACATAATTGACGTGCTCACTTTATAGATTTTCCCTTGTTTTAATATCATCATTATGATACTGACTAGGTTTGTAAAGTCTCATGTTCTATTTCCGCAACAGAGAGTCTAGAAGATAATGActaatttatttgaaaactgATGGGTAGTTGCTCTTGTTCCCATGCTTAAAAACAGCCAAATGGTTAGAAATCACAGATCCATCTGCATTCAGCACTTTAGACAATTGCAAAATgccttttaattaatttggcAATTTATTCAACTTAACAATTAATGTGTCTTCGTAGTTCCTTTCTTTGATATTTctttctaataattattttttaatcataaattattaGTAGGACTGTATCACTGTTGCTATTTTTGTTATTGACCTCATTCTTATCATGCATCCAAATCTGAAATTGCTGACTTTAACCAGGTTCTTGCGTCGATGCTGTGTGTTTGAAGCATGGcctaataataaataacttaaCAGGCACTAATATCCGGACATGGTTTTGCATTATTTAAGATAGCATGGCATTTTTGGCTACCTGAGCAGAATGATTAATGTTCAGATTGGGGCTtagcatatttttttttcttttcaggcTTCTAACCCCACCTGGGACTCCCCTTTTTCCTTCTTTGGAGATGGAATCTACAAAAACTGTTATGAGTCAGCTTGGGGCTCTAACTTTACGCCCCACATCATTAAAAACTAGAGTAAGGAATTTTATTGGATGTTTTGGATTATGtcaataattttatcattatatggTAATTTGAAGATTTTGTCTAGTACTTCTGGTTTTTACTGATTAACAAAATGGTACATTTCCTGGTAAACTCCTGGTTTTGATGAAAGTTCGTCTGTTAGCaatatcattattattcattatgCCTGATGAACTTAAGCAGAAATATATGATTTTAGGGAGGGGTGAGAAGTATATTTTGTGAATTATTGCATGATTTCAGTTATTGGTGCCTGATTACAAGTAGCTAATTGGCAGACACTGCCCCCACTGGCAGTGACTCCCTCCCTGGGCTACAAACTTCATGCTCATTGTTTTGATGTTTTCCAACATTCCATGACATGCTTTggttaatttatttgttaataacaGGATCGTTGCTTTAAGTatcctctctttctctttttcactgtCCTTTTGCAGTTTCTTCATGGCATTCCATATTTGGTATTTTAAGATAATGTTGGGTGTGTCCTTGACCTAGGTCCCTAGACCAAATTGATGAATTACTTTAATGATTTAGGTAGAAGTAAAGAGGCCTAAATTTTGTGGAAATTTGCAATGTGTACTACATTGCAACCCTTCAAAAAAAAAGGTGTCCAAGCTTCACAGTCTATTTGGTAGGAAACACGGGGCCTTTTTGAAGGGGTTCCACTATTAGATATGTTAATGTTGAGGAATGAAGCTCTATTActttggttttttctttttcattgtttgtttttctgttcTGTTACTTTGTTTAGGAGGATTCCTTACCCCTTTTCTGTCTACAtaaatttctttcataaaaaCAGATTTGTCGGTTCCACGGAgtaaattgataatattttttatattgataaaatcAAAGGTGTATAATGCTCTGTATCTATTTGTTAGTTCCAAGTTCAAAGTAGTCCATGACAGTGCTTTAACATATGGTTCATAATAgtgtgattttgttgtttttctttcatgCTAATGGtcagaaaataatttttcttgtatttgttTCGTTGTTAATAGTTGGCAAATCCTCCGTCAGAACATACTGGAAGGAGCAATTTAGTATCTAAACAACCAGCCTCCTCCCCTGGGTTGACCCCTTCAGGTGGTGGACTTAGAAGGCCCTCATCATCAGGGTACTTGTCAGAACTAGCTGGAAGAAGCAACTTAGTATCTAAACAACCAGCCTCTTCCCCTGGGTTTAGTTCTTCCGTTGGGGGAACTAGGAGGTTCTCATCATCAGGGAATCTGGGATCTAGATCTGTAACTCCTACTGGACGACCTACATTGACCACAGTTTCAAAATCATCTAGACCGTCGACACCCACTTCTCGGACAACCATACCATCAACTAGGGCAGTGGTAGCAACTACCAAGACCTCAGTTTCCTCAGCCAAACCCGTGGTTTCTGCTACTAAGGCTGCAGTTTCTGTTGCTAAAACTTCTACAGTACCTGCTGCTAAAACCACAATTCCATCTAGATCCTCTACACCTTTGTCAAGATCTACTGCAAGATCTTCAACACCAACAACCAGAACTACCTTACCTGCATCGAGGCCTACTTCAAGGGCATCAACCCCAACTAGGCGGCCAACAACACCATCTAATGTATCCACCGTATCTTCTCCGTCTGTAAAGACTTCTTCAATCTCCAAGTCAGCTCCTGTGATGTCACGGCAGCCAATAACATCACCTGGCACTTCACCAACTGTGAAGTCAAGCCCAAGACCATGGAAGCCATCTGAGATGCCTGGCTTTTCACTAGACGCGCCACCCAATTTGAGGACATCGCTTCCAGAAAGGCCACTGTCAACAACTAGGGGTAGGCCTGGAGCACCCAGTTCACGATCCTCTTCTGTTGAGCCTCCTTCTATTGGTAGACCAAGGCGGCAATCATGCTCTCCATCTAGAGGGCGTTCCTCCAATGGCATTTCTCATCCAACTGGAAGCTCTATGCCTGCAGTTAATCGTGGGTACTCCAGAGCAAATGACAATGTCAGTCCT
This window of the Vigna angularis cultivar LongXiaoDou No.4 chromosome 7, ASM1680809v1, whole genome shotgun sequence genome carries:
- the LOC108338624 gene encoding uncharacterized protein LOC108338624; translation: MNRSFIAPESKMQDAFKQRQQQLGALRSSVRAKERDEELALFLEMRSREKERGDLMLRAAEDFDGAAALGSNPDNSPLFNVPSSMAALVRKTGADDFLNSENDKNDYDWLLTPPGTPLFPSLEMESTKTVMSQLGALTLRPTSLKTRLANPPSEHTGRSNLVSKQPASSPGLTPSGGGLRRPSSSGYLSELAGRSNLVSKQPASSPGFSSSVGGTRRFSSSGNLGSRSVTPTGRPTLTTVSKSSRPSTPTSRTTIPSTRAVVATTKTSVSSAKPVVSATKAAVSVAKTSTVPAAKTTIPSRSSTPLSRSTARSSTPTTRTTLPASRPTSRASTPTRRPTTPSNVSTVSSPSVKTSSISKSAPVMSRQPITSPGTSPTVKSSPRPWKPSEMPGFSLDAPPNLRTSLPERPLSTTRGRPGAPSSRSSSVEPPSIGRPRRQSCSPSRGRSSNGISHPTGSSMPAVNRGYSRANDNVSPVVMGTKMVERVVNMRKLAPPRLDGTNSSHNLSGKSSSSPDTSGFGRSLSKKSLDMAIRHMDIRRRVPGNLRSSMMTNIPASSMYSVRSGSQRSRTVSISGSPHATSSNASSEVSVNPNGICLDNSEIDDDIGSERSGQSAASVRGR